From Oncorhynchus clarkii lewisi isolate Uvic-CL-2024 chromosome 26, UVic_Ocla_1.0, whole genome shotgun sequence, the proteins below share one genomic window:
- the LOC139384501 gene encoding neuronal acetylcholine receptor subunit alpha-5-like, with amino-acid sequence MLRVGPAATTLLLLLSYCCCHLCHSLGIPKLSSYAKTEDKLFKNLFRNYQKWVRPVEYLNGTVRVRFGLAISQLVDVDEKNQLMTTNVWMKQEWLDMKLRWNTDDYLGITTIRVPSDSIWIPDIVLYDNADGRFEGSVTKAVVKYDGTITWTQPANYKSACIIDVTFFPFDLQNCSMKFGSWTYDGSQVDILLEDFHVDKRDYFDSGEWDIVKATGSRGLRMDGSCHFPFITYSFIIRRLPLFYTLFLIIPCIGLSFLTILVFYLPSNGGEKISLCTSVLVSLTVFLLVIEEIIPSSSKVIPLIGEYLVFTMIFVTLSIVITVFAINIHHRSTSMHQGMAPWVRRIFLHRLPKLLCMRSHMDRYATPGGAWAGLEGREGAGLAGREGAGLAGREGAGLARREGTVGGIMKSTPHLSPTNNLQAALDSIRYITMHVVRENEVREVVQDWKFVAQVLDRVFLWTFLLVSVLGSALLFIPVIYKWAKIIVPNHAGGSG; translated from the exons ATGCTGAGAGTTGGGCCAGCGGCCACCACTCTACTCCTGCTGCTGTCATACTGCTGCTGCCACCTGTGTCACTCTCTGG GAATCCCTAAACTGTCCTCCTATGCCAAGACAGAGGACAAACTGTTCAAGAACCTCTTCAGAAACTACCAGAAATGGGTGAGGCCTGTGGAATACCTCAACGGCACAGTACGGGTCAGATTTGGACTGGCCATCTCCCAGCTAGTGGACGTG GACGAGAAGAACCAGTTGATGACAACCAATGTGTGGATGAAACAG GAATGGTTGGACATGAAGCTACGCTGGAACACTGATGACTACCTGGGCATCACTACCATCAGAGTCCCATCGGACTCCATCTGGATCCCAGACATTGTGCTCTATGACAA TGCCGATGGACGTTTTGAGGGCTCTGTCACCAAGGCTGTTGTCAAGTATGATGGCACCATCACCTGGACACAGCCCGCTAACTACAAGTCAGCCTGCATCATCGATGTCACCTTCTTCCCCTTTGACCTGCAGAACTGCTCCATGAAGTTTGGCTCCTGGACCTATGATGGCTCACAG GTTGACATCCTCCTGGAGGACTTTCATGTGGATAAGAGGGACTACTTTGACAGTGGCGAATGGGATATAGTGAAAGCAACAGGCAGCCGTGGTCTGAGGATGGACGGATCCTGCCACTTCCCCTTCATCACCTACTCCTTCATCATCCGTCGACTGCCGCTCTTCTACACCCTCTTCCTTATTATCCCTTGTATCGGCCTTTCCTTCCTCACCATCCTGGTCTTCTACCTGCCCTCCAACGGTGGGGAGAAGATCTCCCTGTGCACCTCTGTGCTGGTGTCCCTCACAGTCTTCCTTCTCGTGATCGAGGAGATAATTCCGTCCTCCTCCAAGGTCATCCCTCTGATTGGGGAGTACCTGGTGTTCACCATGATCTTTGTCACGCTCTCCATTGTCATCACCGTCTTTGCCATCAACATCCACCACCGCTCCACGTCCATGCACCAAGGCATGGCGCCCTGGGTGCGTCGTATCTTCTTGCACAGGCTGCCTAAGCTGCTGTGTATGCGCAGCCACATGGACCGCTATGCTACCCCCGGTGGGGCCTGGgcaggactggaagggagagagggggcaggactggcagggagagagggggcaggactggcagggagagagggggcaggactggcaaggagagaggggacagtagGGGGCATTATGAAGtccacccctcatctctcccccacGAATAACCTGCAGGCTGCTTTGGACTCTATCCGTTACATCACCATGCATGTGGTCAGGGAGAACGAGGTCAGAGAG gtggtgCAGGATTGGAAGTTTGTGGCTCAGGTTCTGGATCGTGTGTTCCTGTGGACCTTCCTCCTGGTCTCAGTActgggctctgctctgctcttcatCCCTGTCATCTACAAATGGGCAAAGATCATTGTCCCCAACCATGCAGGCGGCAGCGGATAA